The following proteins are encoded in a genomic region of Drosophila miranda strain MSH22 chromosome 4, D.miranda_PacBio2.1, whole genome shotgun sequence:
- the LOC117189023 gene encoding metal transporter CNNM4 isoform X1 — translation MEKSKHTFQKRTKWTEECKVKNNFSILVTNLRLLTFVFQKALSLRSRVKNEKSIAQECLLLSSLKMKSTHFAVLITILVFANGANVGLCSVSKGDSASAEPSKIPYQTLENSKSVDLRWMLVSSSQNQASIRIRREAVNPIRIFGIRLEDGTTETNDGIPSVLTEKDHEFRIFGNGLQKNTLITFTNVEKDYGGPCLKPATDLFAPLEVSSDGFSATYSVKFPAASSIYYICAKNAEDTKDHSTAVTTTPLEHQGNSKWLKIETHEPFLPIWLAIMIILVCLCFSALFSGLNLGLMAMDRTELKILRNTGTEKEKKYAAKIAPVRDQGNYLLCSILLGNVLVNSTFTILLDGLTSGLFAVIFSTLAIVLFGEITPQAVCSRYGLAVGAKTILITKTVMAITAPLSYPISRILDALLGEEIGNVYNRERLKELVRVTNDVNDLDKNEVNIISGALELRKKTVADVMTHIDDAFMLSLEAVLDFETVSEIMNSGYSRIPVYDGDRKNIVTLLYIKDLAFVDTDDNTPLKTLCEFYQNPVHFVFEDYTLDIMFNQFKEGTIGHIAFVHRVNNEGDGDPFYETVGLVTLEDVIEELIQAEIVDETDVFVDNRTKVKRNRYKKADFSAFAERREVQAVRISPQLTLATFQYLSTAVDAFKKDVISEPILRRLLNQDVFHNIKAKGKSKDDPSLYIFTQGKAVDFFVLILEGRVEVTIGKEALMFESGPFTYFGTQALVQNVVIDSPTQMGSLQSLNMDSKIRQSFVPDYSVRAISDVIYIAIKRVLYLTAKKATLLEKSRKSGTFSSETFDDEVERLLHSISEDEKPRFLAASTRALSKPNRSLTSSPTNIDLSHDEKSNSPSVHNQGDQRIGNTEPTEDASMSSLVASDVGDLQNGEQDDRDATAASTPLLPKLEEQPK, via the exons ATGGAAAAAAGTAAACATACATTTCAAAAGCGGACTAAATGGACAGAGGAATGTAAAGTTAAAAACAACTTTAGCATTCTGGTAACAAATTTAAGGCTCTTAACTTTCGTTTTCCAAAAGGCTCTAAGCTTGAGGTCGCGtgtgaaaaatgaaaaatcaATCGCTCAAGAATGCTTGCTGCTTAGTTCGTTAAAAATGAAAAGCACACATTTCGCGGTCCTAATTACTATCCTCGTTTTTGCTAATGGTGCAAATGTGGGCCTCTGTTCCGTATCAAAAGGTGACAGTGCTAGTGCTGAGCCTTCAAAAATACCCTACCAAACCCTAGAAAACAGTAAAAGTGTTGACTTAAGATGGATGTTGGTGTCGTCATCACAAAATCAAGCAAG CATACGTATTCGGAGGGAGGCCGTAAACCCAATTCGAATTTTTGGTATACGATTGGAAGACGGTACAACCGAGACGAACGATGGCATACCAAGTGTATTGACTGAGAAAGACCACGAGTTTCGAATTTTTGGCAATGGTTTACAGAAAAATACTCTTATTACATTCACTAATGTGGAGAAGGATTACGGAGGTCCCTGTCTGAAGCCGGCCACTGACCTCTTTGCTCCCTTAGAAGTCTCCAGCGATGGCTTTTCGGCCACATACTCGGTTAAATTTCCAGCGGCCAGTAGCATATATTACATTTGTGCTAAAAACGCAGAGGATACAAAAGAT cacagcacagctgTAACCACCACACCTCTTGAGCATCAGGGGAATTCCAAGTGGCTGAAAATAGAAACGCATGAACCATTCTTACCCATCTGGCTGGCAATAATGATCATCCTAGTTTGTCTATGCTTCTCCGCCTTGTTCTCAGGGCTTAATTTGGGCTTGATGGCCATGGACCGCACCGAATTAAAG ATACTGCGAAACACTGGCacggaaaaagaaaaaaaatatgcaGCAAAAATAGCCCCCGTCAGAGATCAAGGTAATTATCTGTTGTGCAGTATTCTCTTGGGTAATGTGTTGGTTAACTCAACCTTTACCATTCTACTGGATGGTTTAACGTCTGGACTTTTTGCTGTTATATTTTCCACACTGGCCATCGTACTCTTTGGTGAAATAACGCCTCAG GCTGTGTGTTCAAGATATGGCTTGGCTGTTGGAGCCAAAACTATATTAATAACAAAAACTGTAATGGCTATAACAGCGCCCCTGTCGTACCCTATTTCTCGCATTCTCGATGCGTTATTGGGTGAAGAAATTGGCAATGTTTACAACCGAGAACGATTAAAAGAACTTGTTCGT GTCACAAACGATGTCAACGATCTTGATAAAAATGAAGTGAATATCATATCGGGAGCTCTGGAGCTACGCAAAAAGACGGTAGCAGACGTGATGACACACATTGATGATGCTTTTATGCTTTCATTAGAAGCTGTGCTTGACTTTGAAACTGTATCTGAAATCATGAACTCTGGCTATTCCCGCATTCCTGTCTACGATGGAGATCGAAAAAATATTGTGACTTTGCTCTACATTAAGGATTTAGCATTTGTGGATACCGACGACAACACTCCACTGAAAACATTGTGCGAATTCTACCAAAATCCGGTTCATTTTGTATTTGAAGACTATACCTTGGATATTATGTTTAACCAATTTAAAGAAGGCACAATAGGTCATATCGCATTTGTGCATCGCGTTAACAATGAAGGGGATGGGGATCCCTTTTATGAGACCGTTGGTTTGGTTACTCTCGAGGATGTAATTGAGGAGCTTATCCAGGCTGAGATTGTTGATGAGACGGACGTGTTCGTTGATAACCGCACAAAAGTTAAGCGCAATCGTTATAAAAAAGCAGACTTTTCAGCATTTGCCGAACGCCGCGAGGTGCAGGCCGTACGGATATCTCCACAACTAACACTGGCCACCTTTCAGTACTTAAGCAcag CTGTTGATGCGTTTAAAAAAGATGTCATTTCGGAACCAATTCTCCGGAGATTACTCAATCAGGACGTTTTCCACAATATCAAAGCGAAAGGAAAAAGTAAAGACGACCCTAGTCTGTACATATTCACACAAGGAAAAGCTGTCGACTTTTTTGTACTTATATTGGAAGGCCGTGTAGAAGTCACTATTGGCAAGGAAGCTCTGATGTTTGAAAGTGGCCCATTTACTTATTTTGGCACCCAAGCATTGGTCCAAAATGTAGTTATTG ATTCTCCGACGCAAATGGGATCTTTACAGTCGCTGAATATGGATTCTAAAATTCGACAATCCTTTGTACCTGATTACTCTGTTCGCGCTATATCAGATGTGATATACATTGCAATTAAACGGGTTCTATATCTTACTGCCAAAAAGGCCACATTATTGGAGAAAAGTCGTAAATCCGGAACATTTTCAAGTGAGACATTTGACGATGAAGTGGAACGTCTGCTGCACTCGATAAGTGAAGATGAAAAGCCACGATTCTTAGCGGCGAGCACGAGGGCCTTGTCTAAGCCCAACCGAAGTTTAACTTCGTCCCCAACGAATATTGATTTATCTCATGACGAGAAGAGCAATAGTCCTAGTGTGCACAATCAAGGTGACCAAAGGATTGGAAACACTGAACCCACGGAGGATGCCTCAATGAGTAGTCTAGTTGCTTCAGATGTAGGAGACCTTCAAAATGGAGAGCAGGATGACAGAGATGCGACCGCTGCTTCCACGCCTCTTCTTCCAAAACTAGAAGAGCAGCCCAAATAG
- the LOC117189023 gene encoding metal transporter CNNM2 isoform X2 codes for MAITAPLSYPISRILDALLGEEIGNVYNRERLKELVRVTNDVNDLDKNEVNIISGALELRKKTVADVMTHIDDAFMLSLEAVLDFETVSEIMNSGYSRIPVYDGDRKNIVTLLYIKDLAFVDTDDNTPLKTLCEFYQNPVHFVFEDYTLDIMFNQFKEGTIGHIAFVHRVNNEGDGDPFYETVGLVTLEDVIEELIQAEIVDETDVFVDNRTKVKRNRYKKADFSAFAERREVQAVRISPQLTLATFQYLSTAVDAFKKDVISEPILRRLLNQDVFHNIKAKGKSKDDPSLYIFTQGKAVDFFVLILEGRVEVTIGKEALMFESGPFTYFGTQALVQNVVIDSPTQMGSLQSLNMDSKIRQSFVPDYSVRAISDVIYIAIKRVLYLTAKKATLLEKSRKSGTFSSETFDDEVERLLHSISEDEKPRFLAASTRALSKPNRSLTSSPTNIDLSHDEKSNSPSVHNQGDQRIGNTEPTEDASMSSLVASDVGDLQNGEQDDRDATAASTPLLPKLEEQPK; via the exons ATGGCTATAACAGCGCCCCTGTCGTACCCTATTTCTCGCATTCTCGATGCGTTATTGGGTGAAGAAATTGGCAATGTTTACAACCGAGAACGATTAAAAGAACTTGTTCGT GTCACAAACGATGTCAACGATCTTGATAAAAATGAAGTGAATATCATATCGGGAGCTCTGGAGCTACGCAAAAAGACGGTAGCAGACGTGATGACACACATTGATGATGCTTTTATGCTTTCATTAGAAGCTGTGCTTGACTTTGAAACTGTATCTGAAATCATGAACTCTGGCTATTCCCGCATTCCTGTCTACGATGGAGATCGAAAAAATATTGTGACTTTGCTCTACATTAAGGATTTAGCATTTGTGGATACCGACGACAACACTCCACTGAAAACATTGTGCGAATTCTACCAAAATCCGGTTCATTTTGTATTTGAAGACTATACCTTGGATATTATGTTTAACCAATTTAAAGAAGGCACAATAGGTCATATCGCATTTGTGCATCGCGTTAACAATGAAGGGGATGGGGATCCCTTTTATGAGACCGTTGGTTTGGTTACTCTCGAGGATGTAATTGAGGAGCTTATCCAGGCTGAGATTGTTGATGAGACGGACGTGTTCGTTGATAACCGCACAAAAGTTAAGCGCAATCGTTATAAAAAAGCAGACTTTTCAGCATTTGCCGAACGCCGCGAGGTGCAGGCCGTACGGATATCTCCACAACTAACACTGGCCACCTTTCAGTACTTAAGCAcag CTGTTGATGCGTTTAAAAAAGATGTCATTTCGGAACCAATTCTCCGGAGATTACTCAATCAGGACGTTTTCCACAATATCAAAGCGAAAGGAAAAAGTAAAGACGACCCTAGTCTGTACATATTCACACAAGGAAAAGCTGTCGACTTTTTTGTACTTATATTGGAAGGCCGTGTAGAAGTCACTATTGGCAAGGAAGCTCTGATGTTTGAAAGTGGCCCATTTACTTATTTTGGCACCCAAGCATTGGTCCAAAATGTAGTTATTG ATTCTCCGACGCAAATGGGATCTTTACAGTCGCTGAATATGGATTCTAAAATTCGACAATCCTTTGTACCTGATTACTCTGTTCGCGCTATATCAGATGTGATATACATTGCAATTAAACGGGTTCTATATCTTACTGCCAAAAAGGCCACATTATTGGAGAAAAGTCGTAAATCCGGAACATTTTCAAGTGAGACATTTGACGATGAAGTGGAACGTCTGCTGCACTCGATAAGTGAAGATGAAAAGCCACGATTCTTAGCGGCGAGCACGAGGGCCTTGTCTAAGCCCAACCGAAGTTTAACTTCGTCCCCAACGAATATTGATTTATCTCATGACGAGAAGAGCAATAGTCCTAGTGTGCACAATCAAGGTGACCAAAGGATTGGAAACACTGAACCCACGGAGGATGCCTCAATGAGTAGTCTAGTTGCTTCAGATGTAGGAGACCTTCAAAATGGAGAGCAGGATGACAGAGATGCGACCGCTGCTTCCACGCCTCTTCTTCCAAAACTAGAAGAGCAGCCCAAATAG